In Luteitalea sp. TBR-22, one genomic interval encodes:
- a CDS encoding type II secretion system F family protein translates to MTPTLLLMKMGGLGVLFAAAALFVSGGGEAVGAWWRVRTRTYGSWIVDEFDAMFEAITVERAQAFITGMTVGGALIGFLLGNSLGSRVFFAIFLAALGYFVPQFFVIWRRRQRLDRIDDQLVDALRLMSNGLKAGLSLQQALELAVRETKPPIADELARVVKEIHLGRLMDDALRRFAERVPLEDNRIVVDSILTLRETGGNLSETFDVVANTIVERKKVSGKIKSMTAQGMTQGFIMCLMPPGMLLLFSFIDPTYTAPLFNTLLGWVVLAIIAALDLMGLWLMFKLVQIDV, encoded by the coding sequence ATGACCCCGACGCTGCTCCTGATGAAGATGGGTGGACTCGGCGTGCTGTTTGCGGCCGCCGCGCTCTTCGTGAGCGGCGGCGGCGAGGCCGTGGGCGCCTGGTGGCGCGTGCGGACGCGCACGTACGGCTCCTGGATCGTCGACGAGTTCGACGCGATGTTCGAGGCCATCACGGTCGAGCGCGCGCAGGCCTTCATCACCGGCATGACGGTCGGCGGCGCGCTCATCGGCTTCCTGCTGGGCAACTCGCTCGGCAGCCGCGTGTTCTTCGCGATCTTCCTCGCCGCGCTCGGCTACTTCGTGCCGCAGTTCTTCGTGATCTGGCGCCGGCGGCAGCGCCTCGACCGCATCGACGACCAGCTGGTCGACGCGCTGCGCCTGATGTCGAACGGCCTCAAGGCGGGCCTCAGCCTGCAGCAGGCGCTCGAACTCGCCGTCCGCGAGACCAAGCCGCCCATCGCCGACGAGCTCGCGCGCGTCGTCAAGGAGATCCACCTCGGCCGCCTGATGGACGATGCGCTGCGTCGCTTCGCCGAGCGCGTGCCGCTCGAGGACAACCGCATCGTCGTCGACTCGATCCTGACGCTGCGCGAGACGGGCGGCAACCTGAGCGAGACGTTCGACGTGGTGGCCAACACCATCGTCGAGCGGAAGAAGGTGTCGGGCAAGATCAAGTCGATGACCGCCCAGGGCATGACGCAGGGCTTCATCATGTGCCTCATGCCGCCGGGCATGCTGCTGCTGTTCTCGTTCATCGACCCCACCTACACGGCGCCGCTCTTCAACACGCTGCTCGGGTGGGTGGTGCTGGCCATCATCGCGGCGCTCGACCTGATGGGGCTCTGGCTGATGTTCAAGCTGGTGCAGATCGACGTATGA
- a CDS encoding type II secretion system F family protein — protein sequence MLTVMLLAGMACAFLAVLLLVTSIGAPRAREGSAAPSEVPEGAPAFVKVFFPVIAAFSRPARGVKWPTYRSRAAVSIARSGWGDGFTVNHLLALKILCALVLPLLGALLFAPLRNPAVFLMAAVGAFVLPDVMLSSSRKQREAQIVRALPGAVDVLSLSVEAGLEFLIALERLVKRGLSGPLRDELTAVLNDIRLGTTRSEALRAMAARLEIPQLSSFVSTLVQADLLGASIGDVLKSQASFLRTERFQRAEKAGGQATQKIIFPMLLFIFPAVLLVVVAPIALKFIYSDF from the coding sequence ATGCTCACCGTGATGCTGCTGGCCGGGATGGCGTGCGCGTTCCTGGCGGTGCTGCTGCTGGTGACCAGCATCGGCGCGCCGCGCGCCCGGGAAGGCAGCGCGGCGCCCTCCGAGGTGCCCGAGGGCGCGCCGGCCTTCGTCAAGGTGTTCTTTCCGGTCATCGCCGCCTTCTCGCGCCCGGCCCGCGGCGTGAAGTGGCCGACGTACCGGTCGCGCGCCGCCGTCTCGATCGCGCGGTCGGGGTGGGGCGACGGCTTCACGGTCAACCACCTGCTCGCGCTGAAGATCCTGTGCGCACTGGTGCTGCCGCTGCTCGGGGCGCTGCTGTTCGCGCCGCTGCGCAACCCGGCCGTGTTCCTCATGGCGGCCGTCGGCGCGTTCGTGCTGCCCGACGTGATGCTGAGCAGCAGCCGCAAGCAGCGCGAGGCGCAGATCGTGCGGGCGCTGCCCGGCGCCGTCGACGTGCTGTCGCTGTCGGTGGAAGCCGGCCTCGAGTTCCTGATCGCGCTCGAGCGCCTGGTCAAGCGCGGGCTGAGCGGGCCACTGCGCGACGAGCTGACGGCGGTGCTCAACGACATCAGGCTGGGCACCACGCGATCGGAGGCGTTGCGGGCGATGGCCGCCCGCCTCGAGATCCCGCAGTTGTCCTCGTTCGTCTCGACGCTGGTGCAGGCCGACCTGCTCGGCGCCTCCATCGGCGACGTGCTCAAGTCGCAGGCATCGTTCCTGCGGACCGAGCGGTTCCAGCGGGCCGAGAAGGCCGGCGGGCAGGCGACGCAGAAGATCATCTTCCCGATGCTGCTCTTCATCTTCCCGGCGGTGCTGCTGGTGGTCGTCGCGCCCATCGCCCTGAAGTTCATCTACTCGGATTTCTGA